In Prunus dulcis chromosome 1, ALMONDv2, whole genome shotgun sequence, the following are encoded in one genomic region:
- the LOC117615295 gene encoding uncharacterized protein LOC117615295: MGHDSDFKSQLVTEICSISTRSIACSHRHGCSNSPAKSSSFIDWYRLLRVQENAGRDVIRKRYHELALQLHPDKNKHPKAEIAFKLVSEAYSCLSDNAKRRAFDLERWRKFCFECGTIPYSTHKTSSNANASEHKACNPTSSSRSCKVVKGLKDIRNRFREEARVIENCLRANAAAAPRRESSLFSPPAAYDVFQSRSSRESPIFNPSDHKVQGYPHLRTRIHSKPQNFWHLRTGHQVLNYEPGRATYDSPVFEVRSDRAFFKSRSTCVRS, translated from the exons GCCTGCTCTCATAGGCATGGCTGCAGCAACAGCCCAGCTAAATCATCATCTTTCATCGATTGGTATCGTCTTCTTCGA GTGCAAGAAAATGCTGGCAGGGATGTTATAAGAAAGAGGTACCATGAACTTG CTTTGCAACTTCATCCAGATAAGAACAAGCATCCCAAGGCTGAGATTGCCTTCAAACTTGTCTCCGAG GCATATTCATGTCTCTCTGATAATGCAAAAAGAAGAGCTTTTGACTTAGAGAGATGGAGGAAGTTCTGCTTTGAGTGTGGTACAATCCCCTACTCCACCCACAAAACTTCAAGCAATGCCAATGCTTCAGAACACAAGGCTTGTAATCCCACAAGCTCGTCAAGGTCTTGCAAAGTTGTCAAGGGTCTGAAAGATATCAGAAACAGGTTTAGGGAGGAGGcaagagttatagaaaactGTTTGAGGGCCAATGCAGCTGCAGCACCAAGAAGAGAATCCTCACTCTTCAGCCCACCTGCTGCTTATGACGTGTTTCAGAGCAGGTCCAGCAGAGAGTCCCCCATCTTCAATCCATCTGACCACAAGGTTCAAGGCTATCCTCATCTCCGGACTCGAATTCACAGTAAACCTCAGAACTTTTGGCACCTGCGAACGGGGCATCAAGTACTGAATTATGAACCCGGTAGAGCTACGTATGATTCTCCGGTGTTCGAGGTCAGATCAGATAGGGCATTTTTTAAGAGCAGATCTACTTGTGTCCGTTCATAA
- the LOC117636416 gene encoding pumilio homolog 24: protein MAAKKQEKSGPKKRKQIPGTKSETYSSTSKKPKFLDSKPSNPRSNDFKKPSKPFKQREPGLDNEKQIPLSNREGRLRAKELAESRKKKRKRHYNLEQELAHLWEKMRRRNISKEERSKLVSEAVEKMKGKIPEIACSHVSSRVLQTCVKYCSQAEKDAVFEELQPHLLTLACNTYAVHLVTKMLDNASKKQLAGFISSLRGHVASLLRHMVGSVVVEHAYQLGNATQKQELLVELYSTELQLFKDLVSKKEGRLLDIISKLDLQKSSVLRHMTSVIQPILEKGIIDHSIIHRVLIEYFTIAEKFSATDVIKQLSGPLLVRMIHTRDGSRVGMLCVKHGSAKERKKIIKGMKAHVRDIALDKAGSMVLVCLLSVVDDTKLITKVVIHELQENLKDLVLDKNGRRPLLHLLHPNKSQYFTPDDLASLSLSIPSLSNKVESDTQSETKSSEDNRSGEEASSDLEVTVDEANTNDDDIHLVEGGKKDPSIRRQELLVKSGLAERLVDVCTENAGELLRSNFGKEVIYEVATGGDGGILHPVLDEKLNALYEAIASLVAEPKSEESTEESKEEHILENFHSSRTIRKLILDCPTFASTLWNKALKGKCELWAHGHSGKVIVAFLESSDPKVHKLAKKELQPLIDGGILKIPETKVASGAKE, encoded by the exons ATGGCGGCGAAGAAGCAGGAGAAGAGCGGAccaaagaagaggaagcaaaTCCCGGGAACTAAGTCCGAGACCTATAGCTCCACTTCCAAGAAGCCCAAGTTCCTCGACTCAAAGCCTTCCAATCCTCGAAGCAATGACTTCAAGAAACCCTCCAAACCTTTCAAACAACGAGAACCAGGGCTTGATAATGAGAAGCAAATCCCGCTGTCAAACCGAGAGGGTCGCCTCCGTGCCAAG GAGCTTGCAGAGTCTAGGAAGAAGAAGCGGAAGCGTCATTACAATTTAGAACAA GAGCTTGCACATCTGTGGGAGAAGATGCGTCGTCGGAATATTTCTAAAGAAGAGCGATCCAA GTTGGTGAGTGAAGCGGTAGAAAAAATGAAGGGGAAAATTCCTGAAATTGCATGCTCCCATGTTTCTTCTCGTGTTCTGCAG ACTTGTGTCAAGTACTGTTCACAAGCGGAAAAGGATGCAGTATTTGAGGAGCTTCAGCCACATCTTCTTACTCTTGCATGCAACACTTATGCTGTTCATCTGGTGACAAAAATGTTAGACAATG CCTCCAAAAAACAGTTAGCAGGGTTTATCTCGTCTCTCCGTGGGCATGTTGCTTCCCTTCTACGTCACATGGTTGGATCTGTAG TTGTCGAGCATGCATACCAATTGGGAAATGCAACACAAAAGCAAGAACTTTTGGTGGAACTATATTCTACAGAGCTACAGTTGTTTAAGGACTTGGTCTCGAAGAAAGAGGGCAG GTTACTGGATATAATATCAAAGTTAGATCTGCAGAAATCTTCAGTCTTGCGGCACATGACTTCAGTGATTCAACCAATTTTAGAGAAAGGAATAATTGATCACTCTATAATACACAGGGTGTTGATAGAGTACTTTACAATAGCTGAGAAG ttcTCTGCCACAGATGTAATTAAACAGTTGTCAGGTCCGCTTCTTGTTCGGATGATCCACACAAGGGATGGATCTAGGGTTGGGATGCTCTGTGTCAAGCATGGCAGTGCAAAG gaaagaaagaagataatcAAAGGAATGAAAGCCCACGTACGTGATATAGCTCTTGACAAAGCTGGAAGTATG GTGCTTGTTTGCCTTCTTTCAGTTGTTGATGATACAAAGCTTATTACTAAG GTTGTCATTCACGAGCTTCAAGAAAATCTGAAGGATCTTGTTCTTGATAAG AATGGAAGGCGCCCATTACTGCACCTACTACATCCAAATAAATCACAATATTTCACTCCTGATGACCTGGCTTCTCTCAGTTTGTCTATCCCTTCTCTATCCAACAAG GTTGAGTCAGACACCCAATCTGAAACAAAATCTTCAGAAGATAACAGATCTGGTGAAGAGGCCAGTAGTGATTTGGAAGTGACAGTAGATGAAGCCAATACGAATGATGATGACATCCACTTAGTTGAGGGTGGAAAGAAGGATCCTTCTATAAGAAGGCAAGAGTTGTTAGTCAAGAGTGGGCTGGCTGAG AGGCTAGTTGATGTGTGCACTGAAAATGCAGGGGAATTGCTTAGatcaaattttggaaaagaagTCATATATGAG GTTGCAACTGGGGGTGATGGTGGCATTCTCCACCCAGTTCTGGATGAAAAGTTGAATGCATTATATGAAGCTATAGCATCTCTTGTAGCAGAGCCTAAATCCGAAGAATCAACGGAGGAATCAAAAGAGGAACACATCTTGGAAAATTTCCATTCCAGTCGGACCATTAGAAAACTAATCTTGGACTGCCCCACCTTTGCTTCCACCTTATGGAACAAAGCACTGAAAGGAAAATGTGAATTGTGGGCCCACGGTCACAG CGGCAAGGTAATTGTTGCATTCTTAGAATCTTCAGACCCTAAGGTACATAAACTAGCAAAGAAAGAGTTGCAACCGCTGATAGATGGTGGTATTCTCAAAATCCCCGAGACAAAAGTAGCCAGTGGAGCAAAAGAATGA